One Metamycoplasma canadense DNA segment encodes these proteins:
- a CDS encoding variable surface lipoprotein has product MKKLNKFLLAFGSLSSLATLPIISVSCGNDSQSEIIVTPKNPKNIDNTQNSQNKTEIESTKKEYDEVVKRVLAFIDSLTDQMYSEIKNQLTQKYESIDNKIPSSNYKIEDFLNGKTKLEEAEREALQAKQAKDKEKNNQQTSPATTSKPEQPESKPAETPQDESSTTPKPKVSKDGGNSDEAQSSAQSNSHAKESNISDQGQEELTEEQKEIVKMVENKTIFTGTLTEETKKKIQELSKKNKDNGFGYIKTFDFSQKKVLDIPEFGEKQANANNKLEGITFNSKFVKLLNNKKIVYAYKFGKRKALNFKKKEDGKIVIPFKFDGKTKIYEIELF; this is encoded by the coding sequence ATGAAAAAATTAAATAAATTTTTATTAGCTTTTGGTTCATTGTCTTCATTAGCGACTTTGCCAATAATTTCTGTATCTTGTGGAAACGACTCTCAATCAGAAATAATAGTTACTCCAAAAAATCCAAAAAATATTGATAATACTCAAAATAGCCAAAATAAAACTGAAATAGAAAGTACTAAAAAAGAATACGATGAAGTTGTAAAAAGAGTTTTAGCTTTTATTGATTCATTAACTGACCAAATGTATTCAGAAATAAAGAACCAATTAACTCAAAAATACGAAAGCATTGATAATAAAATTCCATCAAGTAATTATAAAATTGAAGATTTTTTAAATGGTAAAACTAAATTAGAAGAAGCTGAAAGAGAAGCATTACAGGCTAAACAAGCTAAAGATAAAGAAAAAAATAACCAACAAACCTCTCCTGCTACTACTTCAAAACCAGAACAACCAGAGAGCAAACCGGCTGAAACACCACAAGACGAATCATCAACAACGCCAAAACCTAAAGTTTCGAAAGATGGGGGAAATAGTGATGAAGCCCAATCTTCTGCTCAATCTAATTCTCACGCTAAAGAATCAAATATTTCAGATCAAGGACAAGAGGAATTAACTGAAGAACAAAAAGAAATTGTAAAAATGGTTGAAAATAAAACTATTTTTACAGGTACTCTAACAGAAGAAACTAAGAAAAAAATTCAAGAATTATCGAAAAAAAATAAGGATAACGGGTTCGGATATATTAAAACATTTGATTTTAGTCAAAAAAAAGTTTTAGATATTCCTGAATTTGGTGAAAAGCAAGCTAATGCCAATAATAAACTTGAAGGTATAACATTTAATAGTAAATTTGTAAAATTATTGAATAATAAAAAAATAGTATATGCATATAAATTTGGAAAAAGAAAAGCTTTAAATTTTAAGAAAAAAGAAGATGGAAAAATAGTTATCCCTTTTAAATTCGATGGTAAAACAAAAATATATGAAATTGAACTATTTTAA
- a CDS encoding aromatic motif membrane protein, whose amino-acid sequence MKKLFLANLPIALLPLSAISCIKQENTKIPSIDFEKKEQTKTKLYQNQFIKDMLNIFSQNDNHIKGIYISEQENISFAKYNELKYAFVFDPIFIQKSVHDHGENSFLAQTSKEIIQKTLSKDWYWTLNNITKFKFIFNPYGDRYKTFPKEKEQFNEVRNQFGSLINIIKNPEPTNLIKIPIPDIKKIQSVNDYNNKESWYLIFDNNKALKIWKYIENHKIYFQILPDLLVFKNYNNIKEMLIDLEDRIFQKRKKYFEKRYENDKEDAKWEAEDEGKEFDENKFLKQKNDKQYMEFQGIYKYNDDFVDSLNEINNESENGLKIYRFSMRFINEEN is encoded by the coding sequence ATGAAAAAGTTATTTCTAGCTAATTTACCAATTGCATTATTACCATTATCTGCTATTAGTTGCATAAAACAAGAAAATACTAAAATACCTTCAATAGATTTTGAAAAAAAAGAACAAACTAAAACTAAGTTATACCAAAATCAATTCATTAAGGATATGCTAAATATTTTTTCTCAAAATGATAACCATATAAAAGGTATTTATATTTCTGAACAAGAGAATATCTCTTTTGCAAAATATAATGAACTAAAATATGCTTTTGTTTTTGATCCTATTTTTATTCAAAAAAGTGTTCACGATCATGGCGAAAATAGTTTCTTAGCTCAAACATCAAAAGAAATTATTCAAAAAACATTATCAAAAGATTGATATTGAACATTAAATAATATAACTAAATTTAAATTCATTTTTAATCCTTATGGAGATAGATACAAAACCTTTCCAAAAGAAAAAGAACAGTTTAATGAAGTTAGAAATCAGTTTGGTTCATTAATTAATATTATTAAAAATCCAGAACCAACTAATTTAATTAAAATACCAATACCTGATATCAAAAAAATCCAGTCTGTTAATGATTATAATAATAAAGAAAGTTGATATTTAATATTCGATAATAATAAAGCTCTTAAAATATGAAAATACATTGAAAATCATAAAATTTATTTCCAAATTTTACCTGATTTATTAGTGTTTAAAAATTATAATAATATAAAAGAAATGCTAATTGATCTAGAAGACAGAATTTTTCAAAAAAGAAAGAAATATTTTGAAAAACGTTATGAAAATGATAAAGAAGATGCAAAATGAGAAGCTGAAGACGAAGGAAAAGAATTTGATGAAAATAAATTTTTAAAACAAAAAAATGATAAACAATATATGGAATTTCAAGGGATTTATAAATATAATGATGATTTTGTAGATTCGTTAAATGAAATTAATAATGAAAGTGAAAATGGATTAAAAATATATAGATTTAGTATGAGGTTTATAAATGAAGAAAATTAA
- a CDS encoding aromatic motif membrane protein, with protein sequence MKKINKFILLSSPIITPLLTISLVSCIESNQNVLEAEIPGGFKFIPSTYDPKETKTANYIEFLLKKQFRNNEVEKAKFLKNQQDEKKLFEEIKKISEDYKNNKLDFELSKKFINDIKNFYSKNWLFMLKNIEKFNWQHLEWWKFEPTENAKHSDEFLNKLSELSNADDYFFYTNYWDELKEGDESAESPNDVFYLKKDKMIIRILISKNKEGNKSLFFDKIILFPKARNNKIVIKLISDTVHNAIIHGFQAGYNTFEKDIFKNFGHPALGLLLVKEIEGENNENK encoded by the coding sequence ATGAAGAAAATTAATAAATTTATTCTATTAAGTAGTCCTATAATAACTCCTTTATTAACTATTTCTTTAGTTTCATGTATTGAAAGTAATCAGAATGTATTAGAAGCAGAAATACCAGGTGGTTTTAAATTTATTCCAAGTACTTATGATCCTAAAGAAACCAAAACAGCTAATTATATTGAATTTCTTTTAAAAAAACAATTTAGAAATAATGAAGTTGAAAAAGCAAAATTTCTAAAAAATCAACAAGATGAAAAAAAATTATTTGAAGAAATAAAAAAAATAAGTGAAGATTATAAAAATAATAAATTAGATTTTGAGTTGTCAAAAAAATTTATAAACGATATAAAAAATTTTTATTCTAAAAATTGATTATTTATGTTGAAAAATATTGAAAAATTTAATTGACAACATTTAGAATGATGAAAATTTGAACCTACTGAAAATGCCAAACATAGCGACGAATTTTTAAATAAACTAAGTGAACTAAGCAATGCTGATGATTATTTCTTTTATACAAATTATTGAGACGAATTAAAAGAAGGCGATGAATCAGCAGAGTCGCCTAATGATGTTTTCTACCTTAAAAAAGATAAAATGATTATTAGAATTTTAATATCAAAAAACAAAGAAGGCAATAAGAGTTTATTTTTTGATAAGATTATTTTATTCCCGAAAGCAAGAAATAACAAAATTGTAATCAAGTTAATTTCTGACACAGTTCATAATGCAATAATTCACGGATTTCAAGCAGGTTATAATACTTTTGAAAAAGATATTTTTAAAAATTTTGGTCATCCTGCTTTAGGACTTCTTTTAGTAAAAGAAATTGAAGGAGAAAATAATGAAAATAAATAA
- a CDS encoding ABC transporter ATP-binding protein: MSNILEIINLKKIFPKTDRGIKNISFNIKNRSFHAFIGENGAGKTTTIKTIIGAYANYEGQVLINGIDIKKDEARSIIGYVPEAAIFPKELTSFDYLYNLSILSNISKKEAIAKIKEFLKLFNIENLLYEKPYTFSSGQKKKILLIQALLHNPKLLILDEPAANLDPTARFELFSLLKKLNKDNKITILISSHVLAEIDKYVNSVTLIHNGNILYSGIKKEPLEKLFYEKVISS, from the coding sequence ATGAGTAACATATTAGAAATTATAAATCTTAAAAAAATCTTCCCGAAGACAGATCGAGGAATTAAAAATATTAGTTTTAATATTAAAAACAGAAGTTTTCATGCATTTATCGGTGAAAATGGTGCGGGGAAAACTACAACCATTAAAACTATAATTGGAGCTTATGCTAATTATGAAGGGCAAGTTTTAATCAATGGTATTGATATTAAAAAGGATGAAGCAAGATCAATTATTGGGTATGTTCCTGAGGCTGCTATTTTTCCAAAAGAATTAACAAGCTTTGATTATTTATATAATCTTTCAATTTTATCGAATATTTCAAAAAAAGAGGCAATAGCTAAAATTAAAGAATTTTTAAAACTTTTCAATATTGAAAATTTGCTATATGAAAAACCCTATACATTCTCATCTGGACAAAAAAAGAAAATTTTATTAATTCAAGCTTTATTGCACAATCCTAAACTCTTAATTTTAGATGAACCTGCTGCTAATTTAGATCCAACAGCACGATTTGAATTATTTTCTTTACTCAAAAAGCTTAATAAAGATAATAAAATTACAATTTTGATTTCTTCACACGTTTTAGCTGAAATTGATAAATATGTTAATTCAGTTACATTAATTCATAATGGTAATATTCTTTATTCAGGAATTAAAAAAGAACCTCTTGAAAAATTATTTTATGAAAAAGTTATTTCTAGCTAA
- a CDS encoding adenine phosphoribosyltransferase, with protein sequence MELKNYIRTVEDFPEKGVKFKDISLLLANGEALNYTINKMSELANDADIIVGPDARGFLFGTPVAAKLSKPFIMVRKKGKLPGEVISCAYGLEYGRSILEIQKGLVKKGQKAVIIDDVLATGGTLEAIIKLLKDQGVEILKIIVLMELEGFNARNRLKCDIESLIFVENNNE encoded by the coding sequence ATGGAATTAAAAAACTATATTAGAACTGTTGAAGATTTTCCTGAAAAAGGTGTCAAGTTTAAAGATATTTCGCTACTTTTAGCTAACGGAGAAGCATTAAATTATACAATTAACAAAATGTCTGAATTGGCAAATGATGCCGATATTATTGTTGGTCCTGATGCGCGTGGATTCTTGTTTGGTACACCTGTAGCAGCAAAATTGTCTAAGCCTTTTATAATGGTAAGAAAAAAAGGTAAATTGCCTGGTGAAGTAATAAGCTGTGCCTATGGTTTAGAATACGGTAGATCAATATTAGAAATCCAGAAAGGTTTAGTTAAAAAAGGTCAAAAAGCAGTTATTATTGATGATGTTTTAGCAACCGGCGGGACACTAGAAGCAATAATTAAATTATTAAAAGATCAAGGAGTTGAAATTTTAAAAATTATTGTTCTAATGGAATTAGAAGGTTTTAATGCAAGAAATAGACTAAAATGTGATATTGAAAGTTTAATTTTCGTTGAAAATAATAATGAGTAA
- the pepF gene encoding oligoendopeptidase F, with the protein MSIKKYQKYEDIELKYRFDLEDILKDQSFEELQDQYFSLFKKQIEIKDSKYQNFENFISSLEIEKQMMVLSNKIENYLSNKLNTNVVNPKINKLIDEFDAKKAEFAKEFGSELNRVAANKEKIKEWIKKDELKEIKKDLVSTLESLEHKLDDKVELFLSLTSHGNPNVEEIFGILTDSEITYGFARDKWGRKYEITEGSRPLLLKNKDERVRKETYINYANGFLKHKQSLARMLYQHIKEISVNALHRKFKSSLDSILSSDHVDKKLLDIIYKNVLKNIDIFRKYREAHANFFEIKFNKKMEPWDTSLDLVNVKNKYSVEEGQRILKEIVSIMPYEYSEVVNKAIEERWIDYMNVPSKRSGAYSIGSSYGIDKIYILMNWDNTLSSVNTLCHEMGHSMHSYFSNKNQSIFRSQYPIFLAEIASIFNELLLNDYLISKAKTNEEKFYLLNHSINDFIGTVLRQTHWSNFEYELYNRIDKNEPLSSYESIEELYVEITKKYNISKKEPQIGDIINVYSVIVPHFYYYFYVYKYALGYIVANVFFQQYKENGIEALKKYVDKFLSAGDKDWPANILKEAGVDIYSEEIYTKAFSILESKINDYIELGKKIFKK; encoded by the coding sequence ATGAGTATAAAAAAATATCAAAAATACGAAGATATTGAATTGAAATATCGCTTTGATTTAGAAGATATTTTAAAAGATCAAAGTTTTGAGGAATTACAAGATCAATATTTTTCTTTATTTAAAAAACAAATTGAAATTAAGGATTCAAAATATCAAAATTTTGAAAATTTTATTTCTTCTTTAGAAATTGAGAAACAAATGATGGTTTTAAGTAACAAAATTGAAAATTATTTATCTAATAAACTTAATACTAACGTTGTAAATCCAAAAATAAATAAATTAATTGATGAGTTTGATGCTAAAAAAGCAGAATTTGCAAAAGAATTTGGGTCTGAGCTTAATCGTGTAGCTGCAAATAAAGAAAAAATTAAAGAATGAATTAAAAAAGATGAACTAAAAGAAATCAAAAAAGATCTTGTATCGACATTAGAAAGTTTAGAACATAAATTAGATGATAAAGTGGAACTTTTTTTATCTTTAACTTCACACGGAAATCCAAATGTTGAAGAAATTTTCGGAATTTTAACAGATAGTGAAATTACATACGGTTTTGCAAGAGATAAATGAGGAAGAAAATACGAAATTACTGAAGGTTCAAGACCGCTTTTATTAAAAAATAAAGATGAAAGGGTTAGAAAGGAAACTTATATAAATTATGCTAATGGTTTTTTGAAACATAAACAAAGTTTGGCAAGAATGTTATATCAACATATTAAAGAAATTTCAGTAAATGCATTGCACCGTAAATTTAAGTCATCTTTAGATTCAATATTATCATCTGATCATGTTGATAAAAAACTTTTAGATATTATTTATAAAAATGTATTGAAAAATATTGATATTTTTAGGAAATATCGAGAGGCACATGCAAATTTTTTCGAAATTAAATTTAATAAAAAAATGGAACCTTGAGATACATCTTTGGACTTAGTAAATGTTAAAAATAAATATAGTGTTGAAGAAGGTCAGAGAATTTTAAAAGAAATTGTTTCAATAATGCCTTACGAATATTCGGAGGTTGTGAATAAAGCTATTGAAGAAAGATGAATTGATTATATGAATGTTCCATCAAAAAGATCTGGTGCTTATTCAATAGGTAGTTCATATGGGATTGATAAAATTTATATTTTAATGAATTGAGACAATACTTTAAGCTCAGTTAATACTTTATGTCATGAGATGGGTCATTCAATGCATTCCTATTTTTCAAATAAAAATCAAAGTATTTTTAGAAGTCAATATCCAATTTTCTTAGCTGAAATTGCTTCAATTTTTAATGAGCTTTTATTAAATGATTATTTAATATCTAAGGCTAAAACTAATGAGGAAAAATTTTATTTACTTAACCACAGCATAAATGACTTTATAGGCACTGTTTTAAGACAAACTCATTGATCAAATTTTGAATATGAGTTATATAATAGAATTGATAAAAATGAACCCTTAAGTTCATACGAATCAATTGAAGAATTGTATGTTGAAATAACTAAAAAATATAATATTAGTAAAAAAGAACCTCAAATTGGTGACATTATTAATGTTTATTCAGTTATAGTACCACATTTTTACTATTATTTTTATGTTTATAAATATGCTTTAGGTTATATAGTAGCTAATGTCTTTTTCCAACAATATAAAGAAAATGGTATTGAAGCATTAAAAAAATATGTTGATAAGTTTTTATCGGCAGGTGATAAAGATTGACCAGCAAATATTTTAAAAGAAGCGGGTGTTGATATTTATTCAGAGGAAATTTATACAAAGGCATTTAGTATTTTAGAAAGTAAAATTAATGATTATATAGAATTAGGTAAAAAAATATTTAAAAAATAA
- the dnaK gene encoding molecular chaperone DnaK: MTKEIILGIDLGTTNSVVSIIENGSPKVLENPNGKRTTPSVVAFKNNETIIGESAKRQLETNPDSISSIKRLMGSSKTVKANQKDYKPEEISALILSYMKDYAQKKIGSPIKKAVITVPAYFDNAQREATKNAGTIAGLEVVRIINEPTAAALAFGLDKSKDENHKILVFDLGGGTFDVSILEMENGTFEVLSTSGDNHLGGDDWDNKIVKWLIKEINSKYGFNAENDKMAMARLKEEAERAKISLSESLVANISLPFLAMNQNGPINVELELKRSEFEAMSSDLLEKTKKPLLDALSQAKLNWSDITEVLLVGGSTRMPAVQKLVSEITGKKPNNSINPDEVVSVGAAIQGAILAGDIQDVLLLDVTPLTLGIVVEGDIVAPLIPRNTTIPVTKSQIFSTASDNQTSVSIVVTQGERQMAQDNKFLGRFDLSGIAPAPRGVPQIEVSFSIDVNGITKVTAKDKKTNQEQSITIQNTSSLSKEDVEKMVQEAELNREADSKKRREVELTVRAEQMIHQIDKAAESEEAKKLNESQISEIKKEKDEIQKLLNDKDFDALEKKLNEFEQKLAQAMQFMQQQQNQQAPETEPNQNKDTETN; this comes from the coding sequence ATGACAAAAGAAATAATATTAGGAATAGACCTAGGAACAACAAACTCAGTTGTTTCAATTATAGAAAATGGTTCTCCTAAAGTTTTAGAAAATCCTAATGGAAAAAGAACGACGCCATCCGTTGTTGCATTTAAAAATAATGAAACAATTATTGGCGAAAGTGCAAAAAGACAACTTGAAACAAATCCGGATAGTATTTCATCTATAAAAAGACTAATGGGTAGTTCAAAAACAGTTAAAGCAAATCAAAAAGATTATAAACCAGAAGAAATTAGTGCATTAATTCTTTCATATATGAAAGATTATGCTCAAAAGAAAATAGGATCTCCTATTAAAAAAGCCGTTATAACAGTTCCTGCTTATTTTGACAACGCACAGAGAGAAGCAACTAAAAATGCTGGTACTATTGCAGGCTTAGAAGTAGTAAGAATTATTAATGAACCTACAGCTGCTGCATTAGCTTTTGGTTTAGATAAATCAAAAGATGAAAATCATAAAATTCTAGTATTTGATTTAGGTGGAGGTACATTTGATGTTTCTATTTTAGAAATGGAAAATGGTACTTTTGAAGTACTTTCAACTTCTGGGGACAACCATTTAGGTGGAGATGATTGAGATAATAAAATAGTTAAATGATTAATTAAAGAAATAAATTCAAAATATGGATTTAATGCTGAAAATGATAAAATGGCAATGGCAAGATTAAAAGAAGAAGCCGAAAGAGCTAAAATTTCTTTATCAGAATCATTAGTAGCAAATATTTCTTTACCATTTTTAGCTATGAATCAAAATGGACCTATTAATGTTGAGTTAGAATTAAAGAGATCAGAATTTGAGGCAATGAGCTCAGATTTATTAGAAAAAACTAAAAAACCATTACTTGACGCATTATCACAAGCAAAATTAAATTGAAGCGATATTACTGAAGTTTTATTAGTTGGTGGTTCAACAAGAATGCCAGCTGTTCAAAAATTAGTTTCAGAAATTACAGGTAAAAAACCAAATAATTCTATTAATCCAGACGAAGTTGTTAGTGTTGGTGCAGCTATTCAAGGAGCTATTTTAGCAGGGGATATTCAGGATGTTTTATTGCTTGATGTTACTCCATTAACACTTGGTATTGTTGTTGAAGGTGACATTGTTGCTCCTTTAATTCCAAGAAATACAACAATTCCAGTTACAAAAAGCCAAATTTTTTCAACAGCATCAGATAATCAAACATCAGTTTCAATTGTTGTAACTCAAGGTGAAAGACAAATGGCTCAAGACAATAAATTCCTAGGTAGATTTGATTTAAGTGGTATTGCTCCAGCACCAAGAGGTGTTCCACAAATTGAAGTTAGTTTCTCAATTGATGTTAATGGTATTACAAAAGTAACAGCAAAAGATAAGAAAACTAATCAAGAACAAAGTATAACAATCCAAAATACATCTTCTCTTTCAAAAGAAGATGTTGAAAAAATGGTTCAAGAAGCTGAATTAAATAGAGAAGCTGATAGTAAAAAACGTCGTGAAGTTGAATTAACAGTTAGAGCAGAACAAATGATTCACCAAATTGATAAAGCAGCAGAATCAGAAGAAGCTAAAAAATTAAATGAATCTCAAATTTCAGAAATTAAAAAAGAAAAAGATGAAATCCAAAAATTATTAAACGACAAAGATTTCGATGCATTAGAAAAGAAATTGAATGAATTTGAACAAAAATTAGCTCAAGCTATGCAATTTATGCAACAACAGCAAAATCAACAAGCTCCAGAAACTGAACCAAATCAAAACAAGGATACTGAAACAAATTAA
- a CDS encoding ABC transporter permease gives MKTTAFKYSQFAFNILLKKKSSIIMPILVLCFSLIIGFVFKFGISNKYLSLASYLYTFAVIIATILFASIKALNIFKDFEQEGIELISLAKPISRNKLVLGKLISLVYFGLLWSGVVFISALISLYGVYLVKDLFIYAILFLIVSLATYLLIGLITALIGYKLNQKIAITIPLVFFIPLALGGSLLSSNATSNMNNAAYFINKKYPYHFSGNEANVEPYFINNQKDELLIIPNGSKNKSFSNQQIAYLQEVMNIANKSSKEWQIYSWLSLPYQLLDIFNKENKNVFQSISKSSFSNLDKYVYYNNFDNISFKYKLDKDIDQKKYPVLNFENNTIEKKYIVPGLLKSNSVISNTIDTDIIYAREDSSNINTSFPEDDSQFSAQNNLVGKLKWEYVYQVLKDKKFNEISKNFVSEFISEIKNNNNLIDINKKLLKKVSFFVNDIESPINKYSNANLILFNEHSIQEKKLQSEIERKIYFAVAILNYIYFNYQDTPVFEALIKNPKKLMNMVIIKLF, from the coding sequence GTGAAAACAACAGCATTTAAATACTCGCAATTTGCTTTTAATATTCTTTTAAAGAAAAAAAGTTCAATTATTATGCCAATCTTAGTTTTGTGTTTTTCATTAATAATTGGATTTGTTTTTAAATTCGGTATTAGCAATAAATATTTAAGTTTAGCTTCTTATTTATATACATTTGCAGTTATTATTGCAACGATTTTATTTGCCTCAATTAAGGCATTAAATATTTTTAAAGATTTTGAGCAAGAAGGAATAGAATTAATAAGTTTAGCTAAACCAATTTCAAGGAATAAATTAGTTTTAGGTAAATTAATTTCATTAGTTTATTTTGGTTTATTATGATCAGGAGTCGTATTTATTTCTGCACTTATTTCTTTATATGGAGTCTATTTAGTAAAGGACTTGTTTATTTACGCTATTTTATTTTTAATAGTTTCTTTGGCTACTTATTTATTAATTGGATTAATAACTGCTTTAATAGGATATAAATTAAATCAAAAAATTGCAATTACTATACCTTTGGTATTTTTTATACCATTAGCATTAGGGGGGTCATTACTTTCTTCAAACGCAACTTCTAATATGAATAATGCAGCTTATTTTATAAATAAAAAATATCCATACCATTTTTCTGGCAATGAAGCTAACGTTGAACCTTATTTTATAAATAATCAAAAAGATGAACTTCTTATTATTCCTAATGGTTCAAAAAATAAAAGTTTTAGTAATCAACAAATAGCTTATTTGCAAGAAGTTATGAATATTGCAAATAAATCATCAAAAGAATGACAAATTTATTCATGACTTTCATTACCATATCAATTGCTTGATATTTTTAATAAAGAAAATAAAAATGTGTTTCAAAGTATTTCAAAAAGTAGTTTTTCAAATTTAGATAAATATGTTTATTACAATAATTTTGATAATATTTCGTTTAAATATAAGTTAGATAAAGATATTGATCAAAAAAAATATCCAGTTTTGAATTTTGAAAATAATACAATAGAAAAAAAATATATAGTTCCTGGTTTATTAAAATCAAATTCAGTAATTTCAAATACAATTGATACTGACATAATTTATGCAAGAGAAGATTCCTCAAATATCAATACTTCTTTCCCTGAAGATGATTCTCAATTTTCAGCTCAAAATAATTTGGTTGGAAAATTAAAGTGAGAATATGTTTATCAAGTTTTAAAAGACAAAAAATTTAATGAAATTTCTAAAAATTTTGTATCAGAATTTATTTCTGAAATTAAAAATAATAATAACTTAATTGATATTAATAAGAAATTATTAAAAAAAGTTTCTTTTTTTGTTAATGATATTGAAAGCCCAATAAATAAATATTCAAATGCTAATTTAATATTATTCAATGAGCATTCAATTCAAGAAAAGAAATTACAATCAGAAATTGAAAGAAAAATATATTTTGCAGTTGCAATTTTAAATTACATTTACTTTAATTATCAAGATACACCAGTTTTTGAGGCCTTAATTAAAAATCCTAAAAAACTAATGAATATGGTAATTATCAAATTATTTTAA
- a CDS encoding aromatic motif membrane protein, translating into MKINKKLFFTSSLLLTITPFITLVSCQKNEKSINKSKIFEITKNDELEKKWDVFLKYEYVNTLLNLAFGKNDQKRQEYIENQKKINSSYLTKVKEFLLYANNVTSINRSEDDSDKKVIALSEFSKELSILFKQNWLWFLFNLDRFTFAFYNTFDQFQAELQTLSLDVQKNTLDLGSFNRPKTNEVIQHVVYLNFKEKEKIKEYDVFLLTKQGIILQISITKHLKGERETEIEESKAESKVSIFTYSYIYPDLFQNPDMLKKFNLSDYVATLQLYSNFKDRRTEKLLFDENFGGSPLRFTIVDVDDKNK; encoded by the coding sequence ATGAAAATAAATAAAAAATTATTTTTTACATCTTCATTATTACTAACTATAACTCCATTTATTACTCTTGTTTCGTGTCAAAAAAATGAAAAAAGTATTAATAAATCCAAAATTTTTGAGATAACTAAAAATGATGAACTAGAAAAAAAATGAGATGTTTTCTTAAAATATGAATATGTTAATACTCTTTTAAATTTAGCATTTGGTAAAAATGATCAAAAAAGACAAGAGTATATTGAAAATCAAAAAAAGATTAATTCTAGTTATTTAACTAAAGTTAAAGAATTTCTACTCTATGCAAATAATGTTACATCTATTAATCGTTCTGAAGATGATTCGGACAAGAAAGTTATTGCTTTATCCGAATTTTCTAAAGAATTATCAATTTTATTTAAACAAAATTGATTATGATTTTTATTTAATTTAGATAGATTTACTTTTGCTTTTTATAATACATTTGATCAATTTCAAGCCGAATTACAAACTTTAAGTTTAGATGTTCAAAAAAACACTTTAGATCTAGGTTCCTTTAATCGTCCTAAAACTAATGAAGTAATACAACATGTTGTGTATTTAAACTTTAAAGAAAAAGAAAAAATTAAAGAATATGATGTTTTTTTATTGACTAAACAAGGGATTATTCTTCAAATTTCAATAACTAAACATTTAAAAGGTGAACGAGAGACTGAAATTGAAGAATCAAAAGCTGAATCTAAAGTTTCAATTTTTACATATTCTTATATTTATCCTGATTTATTTCAAAATCCAGATATGCTTAAAAAATTTAATTTATCAGATTATGTTGCAACATTACAACTTTATTCAAATTTTAAAGATCGCAGAACTGAAAAACTGTTATTTGATGAAAATTTTGGTGGTTCTCCATTAAGATTTACTATTGTTGATGTTGATGATAAAAATAAATAA